A DNA window from Camelina sativa cultivar DH55 chromosome 17, Cs, whole genome shotgun sequence contains the following coding sequences:
- the LOC104759001 gene encoding transcription factor MYB90-like translates to YRRGHKSSLSKISSIRWLTKPVQEELVNFRVKISSKISSIRWSILCFVGLNRCRKSCRLRWLNYLKPNIKRGKLSSDEVDLLLRLHRLLGNRWSLIAGRLPGRTANDVKNFWNTHLSKKHEPCCKIQMKKRNITSHPTTPAQKIDVFKPRPRSFLVNNGSSNLNGRPQVDVIPSCFGLNNNKVCENNMTCNKDKEKAEHINHFIDGDNMWLENLLDDSHEVDALVREVTATEKGGTMAFDVEQLWSMFNGEFD, encoded by the exons tatagaaggGGACACAAAAGCAGTCTTAGTAAAATTAGTAGTATAAGATGGTTGACTAAACCGGTGCAGGAAGAGTTGGTCaattttagagttaaaattaGTAGTAAAATTAGTAGTATAAGATGgtcaattttatgttttgtagggCTAAACCGGTGCAGGAAGAGTTGTAGACTAAGATGGTTGAACTATCTGaaaccaaatatcaagagaggAAAACTTAGCTCTGATGAAGTCGATCTGCTTCTTCGCCTTCATAGGCTTCTAGGAAACAG GTGGTCTTTGATTGCTGGTCGATTGCCTGGTCGGACCGCAAATGATGTCAAGAATTTTTGGAACACTCATCTGAGTAAGAAACATGAACCGTGTTGTAAGATTCAGatgaaaaagagaaacattaCTTCTCATCCTACCACACCGGCCCAAAAAATTGATGTATTTAAGCCACGACCTCGATCCTTCTTAGTTAATAACGGCTCCAGCAATCTCAATGGCCGGCCACAAGTTGACGTTATTCCTTCATGCTTTGGACTCAATAACAATAAGGTTTGTGAAAATAATATGACATGTAACAAAGATAAGGAGAAAGCTGAGCATATCAATCATTTCATTGATGGAGATAATATGTGGTTAGAGAATTTACTAGATGATAGCCATGAGGTAGATGCCCTAGTTAGAGAAGTGACGGCAACAGAGAAAGGGGGCACCATGGCGTTTGACGTTGAGCAACTTTGGAGTATGTTTAATGGAGAATTTGATTAG
- the LOC104760089 gene encoding uncharacterized protein LOC104760089, whose product FDLIDDQILYTITSATSISPNAPTMIQIDNICLNTVNMYYCEQSVISKLKNPHSEIATLAKIAAFNALHTTKKNNNMSSNECTMFFNMISKTQLRTCLATYNNVEKLMEGAYKAMLQNEYSEMRRYQSTVLGVLDNCKSDFDLMVRTNWWVRLMINISIFASRKLPAP is encoded by the exons tTTGACCTCATTGATGATCAAATTCTCTACACAATCACATCAGCAACATCTATCTCACCAAATGCACCAACGATGATTCAAATCGACAATATATGCCTCAACACCGTGAACATGTATTACTGTGAGCAATCAGTCATCTCTAAGCTAAAAAACCCTCACTCCGAAATTGCAACATTAGCCAAAATCGCAGCCTTCAACGCATTgcacaccacaaaaaaaaaca ATAACATGTCTTCCAATGAGTGTACTATGTTCTTTAATATGATCTCTAAGACCCAGCTACGTACTTGTCTTGCGACGTACAATAATGTTGAGAAGCTTATGGAAGGTGCTTATAAGGCAATGCTTCAGAATGAGTATTCGGAAATGAGACGTTACCAATCAACTGTGCTTGGTGTGCTTGATAATTGTAAATCAGATTTTGACCTTATGGTGCGTACAAATTGGTGGGTTAGGTTAATGATCAATATCTCTATATTTGCATCTCGTAAGCTCCCTGCGCCCTAA
- the LOC104760090 gene encoding GDSL esterase/lipase LIP-4: RLLIDFFCQSLNTSLLRPYLDSLGGTRFQNGANFAIVGSATLPKNVPFSLSIQLMQFSHFKSRSLELASSSNSLKGMYISENGFKNALYMIDIGQNDISHSFAEGNSYSQTVKLIPQIVSEIQSGIMRLYNEGGRRFWIHNTGPLGCLPQKLSMVKSKDLDQHGCLASYNSAAKLFNQRLDHMCEELRSQLKDATIIYVDIYTIKYSLIANSNEYGFGRPLMACCGYEGTPYNYNVNITCGHKGSNVCDKGSRFVSWDGIHYTETANAIVAMKVLSMHYSKPSTPFHFFCRR, translated from the exons CGTCTTCTCATCGATTTCTTct GCCAGAGTTTAAATACAAGTCTTTTGAGACCATACTTAGATTCATTGGGTGGAACAAGGTTTCAAAACGGTGCAAATTTCGCTATTGTTGGATCCGCTACTCTCCCCAAAAACGTCCCTTTCTCGCTCAGCATTCAGCTCATGCAGTTCAGTCATTTCAAATCTCGATCACTCGAGCTCGCTTCTAGTTCAA ATTCATTAAAGGGAATGTACATAAGTGAAAATGGATTCAAAAACGCATTATACATGATTGATATAGGACAGAACGACATTTCGCATTCTTTCGCTGAAGGCAACTCGTATTCTCAAACGGTTAAGCTAATTCCACAAATTGTTTCCGAGATACAAAGTGGCATAATG AGATTATATAATGAAGGAGGAAGGAGATTCTGGATTCACAACACTGGTCCATTGGGTTGTCTACCTCAAAAACTCTCAATGGTCAAGAGCAAAGATCTCGACCAGCACGGTTGCTTAGCCAGTTACAACTCGGCAGCAAAGCTTTTTAACCAAAGATTAGATCATATGTGTGAGGAGCTGAGGAGCCAACTTAAAGACGCCACAATAATCTATGTCGACATATACACTATTAAATACAGCCTCATTGCAAACTCCAACGAATACG GCTTTGGGAGACCGTTAATGGCTTGCTGCGGATATGAAGGGACTCCTTACAACTACAATGTGAACATAACATGTGGCCACAAAGGCTCTAATGTATGTGACAAAGGGTCTCGCTTCGTAAGCTGGGATGGGATTCATTACACCGAGACAGCTAATGCCATTGTGGCCATGAAAGTTCTTTCAATGCACTATTCAAAACCGTCAACTCCATTCCATTTCTTCTGCCGTCGctga